From a region of the Kaistia sp. 32K genome:
- a CDS encoding GNAT family N-acetyltransferase — protein MRDHDADEASEDEERSVLTARLMLRRPRTDDAAMLAAMIDNPRIASHLVAGPHPFMRAGAGIVAHIAVSRRTGMVIGAGCHRPSATRPGGHDLSFFVAEEHWGQGFGTEIAHAAVDHAFEAGAVERLWCSVRVTNGPARRVAAKCGFQFRDTGMVRSLAARGAVPVEHFVLERGIWQSLKSWGATAAPDTRRTSNPDPGRASDDDDTSHAA, from the coding sequence ATGCGGGACCATGATGCGGACGAGGCAAGCGAAGACGAAGAACGGAGCGTCCTGACGGCGCGGCTCATGCTCCGACGCCCCAGGACGGACGATGCGGCGATGCTCGCCGCGATGATCGACAATCCGCGCATCGCGAGCCATCTCGTGGCCGGCCCCCACCCCTTCATGCGCGCCGGGGCCGGCATCGTCGCCCATATCGCCGTGTCGCGGCGGACGGGCATGGTGATCGGCGCCGGCTGCCACCGGCCGAGCGCCACCCGGCCCGGCGGCCACGACCTTTCCTTCTTCGTCGCCGAGGAGCACTGGGGCCAGGGTTTCGGCACCGAGATCGCCCATGCCGCGGTCGACCACGCCTTCGAGGCGGGCGCCGTCGAGCGACTCTGGTGCTCGGTCCGCGTCACCAACGGCCCGGCGCGACGGGTCGCGGCGAAATGCGGCTTCCAATTCCGCGATACCGGCATGGTGCGGTCGCTCGCGGCGCGCGGCGCCGTGCCGGTCGAGCATTTCGTGCTCGAGCGCGGCATCTGGCAGAGCCTGAAATCCTGGGGCGCGACGGCCGCCCCCGATACGAGACGGACGAGCAACCCCGATCCGGGGAGGGCGAGCGATGATGACGATACGAGCCATGCTGCCTGA
- a CDS encoding AAA family ATPase, giving the protein MPPMTTLHLICGLPGSGKTTLAVRLEHELRAVRLAPDEWMIALGLHGYDENARASVEALQWGLAQQLLAVNVDVILEWGFWSAKERQRLRDGAAALGAKTEIHFLDVDRHELVRRLTVRNALAPTSSFQVNVEDVDGWLAQFEPPLPCELSSRLIPGPNWRGGMR; this is encoded by the coding sequence ATGCCTCCCATGACAACGCTTCACTTGATATGTGGCTTGCCGGGCTCAGGCAAAACGACGCTCGCCGTAAGACTTGAGCACGAATTGAGAGCGGTCAGGCTCGCGCCCGATGAGTGGATGATCGCACTTGGGTTGCATGGTTATGACGAAAATGCCCGCGCCTCTGTCGAAGCCCTCCAGTGGGGGCTGGCCCAACAATTGTTGGCCGTCAATGTTGATGTGATACTAGAGTGGGGCTTTTGGTCTGCGAAAGAGCGCCAGCGTCTGCGGGACGGTGCGGCGGCGCTTGGTGCAAAAACCGAGATTCATTTTCTAGACGTTGACCGCCATGAGTTGGTTCGCCGTCTGACTGTCCGAAATGCCCTAGCCCCGACCAGTAGCTTTCAAGTCAACGTGGAAGACGTTGACGGTTGGCTGGCCCAATTCGAGCCGCCTCTTCCCTGTGAGTTGTCAAGCAGGCTCATCCCTGGGCCAAATTGGCGGGGGGGCATGAGGTGA
- a CDS encoding recombinase family protein has translation MFVRAYLRASTKEQDASRAKADLEAFAKERGLRIAATYLENESGASLARPELFRLLSDCQPGDILLIEQVDRLSRLNTADWERLKDEIRQRRVRIVALDLPTSHGMATAKEDDFTSRMLDALNGMLLDMLAAIARKDYEDRRRRQAQGISKAKEQGRYKGRPEDEGRNAAIMSMLKGGQSWNSIVAATGASRSTLARLAKRMTEEA, from the coding sequence ATGTTCGTCCGCGCCTATCTCCGCGCCTCCACCAAGGAACAAGATGCCAGCCGCGCCAAGGCGGACCTGGAGGCGTTCGCCAAGGAGCGGGGACTGAGGATCGCTGCCACATACCTGGAGAATGAGAGCGGAGCTTCCCTGGCCCGCCCCGAGCTATTCCGCCTCCTCTCAGACTGCCAGCCCGGAGACATCCTTCTCATCGAGCAGGTGGACCGCTTGAGCCGCCTCAACACGGCCGACTGGGAGCGCCTCAAGGACGAGATCAGGCAGCGCCGGGTGCGTATCGTCGCCCTGGACCTCCCGACCTCCCACGGCATGGCGACGGCCAAGGAGGACGACTTCACGTCCCGCATGCTGGACGCGCTCAACGGGATGCTTCTGGACATGCTCGCCGCAATCGCCCGTAAGGACTACGAGGACCGGCGTAGGCGTCAGGCGCAGGGCATCAGCAAGGCCAAGGAGCAAGGCCGCTACAAGGGCCGCCCCGAGGACGAGGGACGCAACGCCGCCATCATGTCGATGCTCAAGGGCGGGCAAAGCTGGAATAGCATTGTGGCCGCTACGGGGGCTTCAAGGAGCACCCTTGCGCGGCTGGCGAAACGGATGACGGAGGAGGCTTAG
- a CDS encoding 50S ribosomal protein L21: MFAVIKTGGKQYQVAANDQIEVELLTGAPGDLVTFEEILLVGGDNGVTVGAPLVAGATVSGEIIEQFRTRKILVFKKRRRQNSKRSRGHRQSLTLVRIHEILTDGAKASGKKATKAKAKVAAPATDAAPAALAGGLDSSNLSLISGIGPTIEKKLRAAGITSWEQIAAWTDADIAKYDEELALRGRVVREEWVQQASELLAGKPPRAKIDQAELKSGEDR; the protein is encoded by the coding sequence ATGTTCGCAGTCATTAAGACCGGTGGCAAGCAGTACCAGGTTGCCGCCAACGACCAGATCGAAGTCGAGCTTCTGACCGGCGCCCCCGGCGACCTGGTGACCTTCGAGGAGATCCTTCTCGTCGGCGGCGACAATGGCGTCACCGTCGGTGCCCCGCTCGTGGCCGGCGCCACGGTCTCGGGCGAGATCATCGAGCAGTTCCGCACGCGCAAGATCCTCGTCTTCAAGAAGCGTCGCCGCCAGAATTCGAAGCGCAGCCGCGGCCATCGCCAGAGCCTGACCCTCGTCCGGATCCACGAGATCCTGACCGACGGCGCCAAGGCTTCCGGCAAGAAGGCCACCAAGGCAAAGGCCAAAGTCGCAGCACCCGCGACCGACGCCGCGCCGGCAGCGCTCGCAGGCGGGCTCGACAGCTCCAACCTCTCGCTGATCTCGGGCATCGGCCCGACCATCGAGAAGAAGCTGCGCGCCGCCGGCATCACCTCCTGGGAGCAGATTGCTGCCTGGACCGATGCCGACATCGCCAAGTATGATGAAGAACTCGCCCTGCGCGGCCGGGTTGTTCGCGAAGAGTGGGTCCAGCAGGCCTCCGAGCTTCTCGCCGGCAAGCCGCCGCGCGCCAAGATCGACCAGGCTGAGCTGAAGTCTGGCGAAGATCGGTGA
- the obgE gene encoding GTPase ObgE, which translates to MKFLDEAKVYIRSGDGGAGCVSFRREKFIEFGGPDGGDGGRGGDVWAECVDGLNTLIDYRYQQHFKAKVGVHGMGRNLAGGKGDDVTLKLPVGTQIYDEDGETLIADMTRIGERFLLAKGGNGGFGNAHFKTSTNQAPRRANPGLEGLERWIWLRLKLIADAGLVGLPNAGKSTFLAAVTAAKPKIADYPFTTLHPNLGVVRSDGREFVLADIPGLIEGAHEGIGLGVRFLGHVERCRVLLHLVDGTQEDPAEAYRVVRGELDAYGDVLAEKREVVALSKADSIPEDQLDRVKRELAKACGQTPLVLSAATRVGMEGALRTIGRIIDEGKLEDPNLHPSAKDEPWRP; encoded by the coding sequence ATGAAATTTCTCGACGAAGCCAAGGTCTACATCCGCTCCGGCGACGGCGGCGCAGGCTGCGTCTCGTTTCGTCGGGAAAAGTTCATCGAGTTCGGCGGGCCGGATGGCGGCGACGGCGGCCGGGGCGGCGACGTCTGGGCCGAGTGCGTCGACGGCCTGAACACGCTGATCGACTATCGCTACCAGCAGCATTTCAAGGCCAAGGTCGGCGTGCACGGCATGGGCCGCAACCTCGCCGGCGGCAAGGGCGACGACGTCACCCTCAAGCTGCCCGTCGGCACGCAGATCTATGACGAGGACGGCGAGACGCTGATCGCCGACATGACGCGCATCGGCGAGCGCTTCCTGCTCGCCAAGGGCGGCAATGGCGGCTTCGGCAACGCGCATTTCAAGACCTCGACCAACCAGGCGCCGCGCCGGGCCAATCCCGGCCTCGAAGGCCTGGAGCGCTGGATCTGGCTGCGGCTGAAGCTGATCGCCGATGCCGGCCTGGTCGGCCTGCCGAACGCCGGCAAGTCGACCTTCCTCGCCGCCGTCACCGCCGCCAAGCCGAAGATCGCCGATTACCCCTTCACCACGCTGCATCCGAACCTCGGCGTCGTGCGCAGCGACGGCCGCGAATTCGTGCTCGCCGACATTCCCGGCCTGATCGAGGGCGCGCATGAGGGCATCGGCCTCGGCGTCCGCTTCCTCGGCCATGTCGAGCGCTGCCGCGTGCTGCTGCATCTGGTCGACGGCACGCAGGAAGACCCGGCCGAGGCCTATCGCGTCGTGCGCGGCGAGCTCGACGCCTATGGCGACGTGCTGGCCGAGAAGCGCGAAGTGGTGGCGCTGTCCAAGGCGGACTCCATTCCGGAAGATCAGCTCGACCGGGTGAAGCGCGAGCTCGCCAAGGCCTGCGGGCAGACGCCGCTCGTCCTTTCCGCCGCCACCCGCGTCGGCATGGAAGGCGCGCTCCGGACGATCGGGCGCATCATCGACGAGGGCAAGCTGGAAGACCCGAACCTGCATCCGAGCGCCAAGGACGAGCCCTGGCGACCGTGA
- the proB gene encoding glutamate 5-kinase has translation MSRIAEQTADIAAKLKPENFRRIVVKVGSALLVDRTTGRLREDWLSAFVDDVAALASGGREVLLVSSGAIALGRGVLGLPKGALKLEESQAAAAVGQIALARAYSEMLGRHDLKAGQILLTLGDTEERRRYLNARSTIGTLLKLGAIPVINENDTVATSEIRYGDNDRLAARVASMMGADLLVLLSDIDGLYTAPPHTDPNATFIPVVERITAEIEAMAGGAGSEFSRGGMKTKVEAAKIATVAGAAMLIALGKPLNPLKRIADGAQATWFLPEVNPVTARKKWISGHLETRGVLVIDDGAIRALRSGKSLLPAGVRRVEGRFQRGDAIIVQGPSGEEIARGLVAYDAADAERIAGRNTKEIETILGFAGRAAMVHRDDMALRGE, from the coding sequence ATGAGCAGGATCGCGGAACAGACCGCCGACATCGCGGCTAAGCTCAAGCCGGAGAATTTTCGCCGCATCGTCGTCAAGGTCGGTTCGGCGCTGCTGGTCGACCGGACGACCGGCAGATTGCGCGAGGACTGGCTATCGGCCTTCGTCGACGACGTCGCGGCGCTGGCTTCCGGCGGCCGCGAGGTGCTGCTGGTCTCGTCCGGCGCCATCGCGCTCGGCCGCGGCGTGCTCGGCCTGCCCAAGGGCGCGCTGAAGCTCGAGGAGAGCCAGGCGGCGGCCGCCGTCGGCCAGATCGCGCTGGCGCGGGCCTATTCCGAGATGCTCGGCCGGCATGATCTGAAGGCCGGGCAGATCCTGCTGACGCTGGGCGACACCGAGGAGCGGCGGCGCTATCTGAACGCCCGCTCGACCATCGGCACGCTGCTGAAGCTCGGCGCCATCCCGGTGATCAACGAGAACGACACGGTCGCCACCAGCGAGATCCGCTATGGCGACAATGATCGCCTCGCCGCCCGCGTCGCCTCGATGATGGGCGCGGACCTGCTTGTGCTGCTCTCCGACATCGACGGGCTCTACACCGCGCCGCCGCACACCGATCCCAACGCCACCTTCATTCCCGTCGTCGAGCGCATCACGGCGGAGATCGAAGCGATGGCCGGCGGCGCCGGCTCGGAATTCTCGCGCGGCGGCATGAAGACCAAGGTCGAGGCGGCGAAGATCGCCACCGTCGCCGGCGCGGCCATGCTGATCGCGCTCGGCAAGCCGCTGAACCCGTTGAAGCGCATCGCCGACGGCGCGCAGGCGACCTGGTTCCTGCCCGAGGTAAACCCCGTCACCGCGCGGAAGAAGTGGATCTCCGGCCATCTGGAGACGCGCGGCGTGCTGGTGATCGACGACGGCGCGATCCGGGCGCTGCGCTCTGGCAAGAGCCTGCTGCCGGCCGGCGTGCGCCGGGTCGAGGGCCGGTTCCAGCGCGGCGACGCGATCATCGTGCAGGGACCGAGCGGCGAGGAAATCGCGCGCGGCCTGGTCGCCTATGACGCGGCCGACGCCGAGCGGATCGCCGGCCGCAATACCAAGGAAATCGAAACGATTCTCGGCTTTGCTGGGCGCGCCGCGATGGTCCATCGCGACGACATGGCGCTCCGCGGCGAATAG
- a CDS encoding GNAT family N-acetyltransferase, with product MLPEKTIQTANVLLRPLRPGDGPAIVSGLSDYEVTRWLARVPYPYSLDEALRFLAWERAQRPVSAEQVYAIDRGGMIGLISLRDAGPRPVLGYWLAREHWGNRYMSEAAAALVEDTFDDPDIIEIQSGVFEGNERSLAIQKRLGFEIIGRSIQHNLALGRDLAHIDTALTRARHYELKT from the coding sequence ATGCTGCCTGAGAAGACGATCCAGACGGCCAACGTGTTGCTGCGCCCGCTCCGGCCCGGCGACGGCCCCGCCATCGTGTCCGGCCTCAGCGATTACGAGGTGACGCGCTGGCTGGCGCGCGTGCCCTATCCCTACAGCCTCGACGAGGCGCTGCGTTTCCTCGCCTGGGAACGGGCGCAGCGCCCGGTCTCAGCCGAACAGGTCTACGCCATCGATCGCGGCGGCATGATCGGGCTGATCTCGCTGCGCGACGCCGGCCCGCGGCCCGTGCTCGGCTACTGGCTGGCGCGGGAGCACTGGGGTAATCGCTACATGAGCGAGGCGGCGGCGGCGCTCGTCGAGGACACTTTCGACGATCCCGACATAATCGAGATCCAGTCCGGCGTGTTCGAGGGCAACGAGCGCTCGCTCGCCATCCAGAAGCGGCTCGGATTCGAGATCATCGGTCGTTCGATCCAGCATAACCTTGCGCTCGGCCGCGATCTTGCGCATATCGACACAGCCCTGACGCGCGCGCGTCACTACGAGTTGAAAACATGA
- a CDS encoding ATP-binding protein — MPSLKTNLVKRIDRLPKPTNAADAMQPLFEAVSNSIHSTQDRFKDNVANKGKIIVTLTMASRQPPSKIVVEDNGVGLDGRNYDAFTTTDTDNKIARGGKGVGRLLWLDCFEAISVSSTSVETGEPKRRKFRFVLSQADQIQDYEEGKPKGTAPDTGVLIEFDGLRDNGYKAKFPGRPAYVFQHFTSHFLPTFIGSRSPRITVHCGDETRHYPDEISSIIHRRETIEKIPTADYGPLTLTLMECDKVASADLQGSHFVHFIAHDRTVHSQKIDGKLGLKYFGPNEDRVFHAVLTGKFLDDNVNQERTKFQFEDAVLDRIVSDVCTPHIEKFLAEPLLSLRQDQRTRVKAITESYPSVAFGDVDELQEKLPSGELNDDAIFGHLSRERYRRDQRQAEKIRAVLERLKEPAVDVNSFASAIEAAGKAIEEAEQKSLTEYIVRRKVVLDFIEILLEKVRDDTRDSSYQREDILHSFICPLRVNTLSDGGRKVVPAASHDLWIIDERLTFAQYFSSDEEFQNLSDAVTSDERPDVLIFDHVHGLRQTDDPSRVLLVEFKRPGRTSYAADENPQHQVERYVRRLLEGGKLDVKGRPIKLKEDTVFYCFIVADIVGKMDDWTYSWDRTADGRGRFYQPRSGFKGSIELIAWDTLLSDARERNQAFFDRAGISGKSFFVEAQEASHQRLRAADELTADTTSPADAL; from the coding sequence ATGCCATCATTGAAGACAAATCTCGTCAAAAGAATTGATCGGCTTCCCAAGCCGACCAACGCAGCTGACGCCATGCAGCCACTCTTCGAAGCGGTCAGTAACTCAATCCATAGCACCCAGGACCGGTTCAAGGACAACGTCGCAAACAAAGGGAAGATCATTGTCACGCTCACCATGGCGAGCAGACAGCCCCCCTCAAAGATCGTAGTCGAAGACAACGGAGTGGGGCTCGACGGCAGGAACTATGACGCGTTTACCACTACCGACACCGACAACAAGATTGCGCGGGGCGGTAAAGGTGTAGGTCGACTACTGTGGCTTGATTGCTTTGAAGCGATCAGCGTGTCCAGCACGTCGGTCGAGACTGGCGAACCAAAGCGCCGGAAGTTTCGGTTTGTACTATCACAAGCCGATCAGATACAGGACTATGAAGAGGGCAAGCCCAAGGGCACTGCCCCCGACACCGGAGTGTTGATCGAATTCGATGGCCTCCGGGACAATGGCTATAAGGCCAAATTCCCGGGGCGTCCGGCATATGTCTTTCAGCATTTTACGTCGCATTTCTTGCCGACCTTCATCGGGTCACGCTCCCCCCGCATCACGGTGCACTGCGGTGACGAAACCCGGCACTATCCGGATGAAATAAGCTCGATCATCCACCGCCGCGAGACCATCGAAAAAATACCTACTGCTGATTACGGGCCGCTGACACTCACGTTGATGGAGTGCGACAAGGTTGCGAGTGCGGATCTGCAAGGGTCGCACTTCGTCCATTTCATAGCGCATGACCGAACGGTTCATTCTCAAAAGATCGACGGCAAACTAGGTCTGAAGTATTTCGGCCCGAATGAGGATCGGGTCTTCCACGCCGTCCTCACCGGCAAGTTTCTCGACGACAACGTCAACCAGGAGCGAACGAAATTCCAGTTCGAGGATGCCGTCCTCGATCGGATCGTGAGCGATGTCTGCACACCGCATATCGAGAAGTTTCTGGCGGAGCCGTTGCTGTCGCTACGTCAAGACCAGCGGACGCGGGTCAAGGCGATTACGGAATCCTACCCATCTGTTGCTTTCGGCGACGTCGACGAACTGCAAGAAAAACTCCCTTCGGGTGAGCTAAACGATGACGCGATTTTTGGGCATCTCTCGCGTGAGCGCTATCGCCGCGATCAGCGACAAGCGGAAAAAATCCGGGCCGTCCTGGAGCGGTTGAAGGAGCCTGCTGTCGACGTCAATTCGTTCGCGAGCGCAATCGAAGCCGCCGGTAAGGCAATTGAGGAAGCCGAGCAGAAAAGCCTCACCGAGTACATCGTCCGCCGAAAGGTCGTGCTCGATTTCATCGAGATCCTTCTGGAAAAGGTCCGCGACGACACGCGTGACAGCAGTTATCAGCGCGAAGACATATTGCACTCGTTCATCTGCCCACTGCGGGTCAACACCCTATCCGATGGCGGCAGGAAAGTCGTGCCGGCGGCGTCGCACGATCTCTGGATTATCGATGAGCGGCTGACATTTGCGCAGTATTTCAGCTCGGATGAGGAATTCCAAAATCTCTCTGATGCGGTCACCAGCGACGAGCGACCAGATGTCTTGATTTTCGATCACGTCCACGGGCTACGTCAAACTGACGATCCCTCGCGCGTGCTGCTCGTTGAGTTCAAGCGGCCGGGTCGAACCAGCTATGCGGCGGACGAGAACCCTCAACACCAGGTCGAGCGTTATGTGCGCCGGCTGCTCGAAGGAGGGAAGCTTGACGTCAAGGGGCGCCCCATAAAGCTGAAGGAGGACACGGTCTTCTACTGCTTTATAGTCGCTGACATCGTCGGCAAGATGGACGACTGGACCTATTCATGGGATCGCACGGCCGATGGCCGCGGGCGCTTCTATCAACCGCGTTCAGGCTTCAAAGGGTCGATCGAGCTTATCGCATGGGACACTCTTCTCAGCGATGCCCGCGAGCGAAATCAGGCCTTCTTCGATCGCGCAGGAATCTCAGGCAAAAGCTTCTTCGTCGAGGCTCAGGAAGCGTCACATCAGCGCCTTCGGGCTGCGGACGAACTGACCGCCGACACCACGTCACCTGCCGACGCCCTATGA
- a CDS encoding nicotinate-nucleotide adenylyltransferase has protein sequence MSSDGGSETAGGKIDPALRSALKLPYAAPGQRIGLFGGSFDPPHQGHLLVSLMALNRLKLDAVWWLVTPGNPLKGHAPDQLGRRVAAARAMARHPKIHVTAIEATLKSRFTADTLAILKDRLPGVDLVWLMGGDNLRQFHRWRDWRRIAELMPIAIYDRPGSTFTGPAAPAAIALRRFRLPERDAARLATAPTPAWTYLHGPRIALSSTELRAKRRNGAPAS, from the coding sequence GTGAGCTCGGACGGGGGGAGCGAGACGGCGGGAGGCAAGATCGATCCGGCGCTGCGTTCGGCCCTGAAGCTGCCCTATGCGGCGCCCGGCCAGCGCATCGGCCTGTTCGGCGGATCCTTCGATCCGCCGCATCAGGGCCACCTGCTGGTGAGCCTGATGGCGCTGAACCGGCTGAAGCTCGACGCCGTCTGGTGGCTGGTGACGCCGGGCAATCCGTTGAAGGGCCATGCGCCGGACCAGCTCGGACGCCGGGTGGCGGCGGCGCGCGCCATGGCGCGGCATCCGAAGATCCACGTCACCGCCATCGAGGCGACGCTGAAGTCGCGCTTTACCGCCGATACGCTCGCCATCCTGAAGGACCGGCTGCCGGGGGTGGACCTCGTCTGGCTGATGGGCGGCGACAACCTGCGCCAGTTCCACCGCTGGCGCGACTGGCGCCGCATCGCCGAGCTGATGCCGATCGCGATCTATGACCGGCCGGGCAGCACCTTCACCGGTCCCGCCGCGCCGGCGGCGATCGCGCTCCGGCGCTTCCGGCTGCCCGAACGCGACGCGGCGCGGCTTGCCACGGCCCCGACACCGGCCTGGACCTACCTGCACGGGCCGCGCATCGCGCTTTCTTCGACGGAACTGCGCGCCAAACGCCGGAACGGCGCCCCGGCGTCTTGA
- the rpmA gene encoding 50S ribosomal protein L27 yields MAHKKAGGSSRNGRDSAGRRLGVKKFGGEAVISGNIILRQRGTQWHPGTGVGLGKDHTIFATTDGHVSFRKKANGRTYVSVAPAALEAAE; encoded by the coding sequence ATGGCACACAAAAAGGCAGGCGGTTCCTCGCGCAACGGTCGCGATTCCGCGGGTCGCCGTCTCGGCGTCAAGAAGTTCGGCGGCGAAGCCGTCATTTCCGGCAACATCATCCTGCGCCAGCGCGGGACGCAATGGCATCCGGGCACCGGCGTTGGCCTCGGCAAGGATCACACGATCTTCGCCACCACGGACGGACACGTATCCTTCCGTAAGAAAGCCAACGGCCGTACCTACGTCTCCGTCGCCCCGGCGGCGCTGGAGGCTGCAGAATAA
- a CDS encoding PIN domain-containing protein translates to MPKFDADEFRGLIAEGGIVGFTLDTNIIDGLNNNGNLDNRILLSLETLKAKQVATILSDVVAKEVGSHMAQRHATAHGELASTVKAYGKIWKEHAGLVEELAAKMAPADSIGAHADALLQAFCEKIGVEIISSNGAIGVAELMERYFENQPPFAGADKKHEFPDAVALAALDKWSQEHGPVLAVSKDKGWAEYCDGSEYLYCASDLGKALSLFHEDEAIVANFLSSLASEPNGHGAAVILDAIQRDLDELDFQVEASSFMEWDAEVEEANVESIEYTGGNEQRIVASDGQSVTFLVTVNATLRFQAGFNFSIHDSIDDDYVSLGGTAEGITIDHRYQVAVTITGKGSEETEVDDAVVNSATKLRTVDFGHVEPFSEPEPD, encoded by the coding sequence ATGCCGAAGTTCGATGCAGATGAGTTCAGGGGGCTGATTGCCGAAGGCGGGATTGTCGGCTTCACGCTCGATACGAACATCATTGATGGGCTCAACAACAACGGAAATCTCGACAACCGCATCCTATTAAGCCTCGAAACCCTCAAGGCCAAGCAAGTCGCAACCATCCTATCCGATGTCGTGGCGAAGGAGGTGGGAAGCCATATGGCGCAGCGCCACGCCACCGCCCACGGCGAGCTCGCCTCCACTGTGAAGGCGTATGGCAAAATCTGGAAAGAACACGCAGGCCTAGTTGAAGAGCTTGCAGCCAAGATGGCGCCAGCGGACTCGATCGGCGCTCACGCTGATGCCCTCCTACAGGCCTTCTGCGAGAAGATCGGCGTTGAAATCATTTCTTCGAACGGGGCGATAGGCGTGGCCGAGTTAATGGAACGGTATTTTGAGAATCAACCACCCTTCGCCGGCGCTGACAAGAAGCACGAGTTTCCCGATGCTGTAGCGCTCGCGGCCCTAGACAAGTGGTCTCAGGAGCACGGACCGGTTCTAGCGGTGAGCAAGGACAAGGGATGGGCAGAATACTGCGACGGGAGCGAGTATCTGTACTGCGCGAGCGATTTGGGAAAAGCGCTTTCGCTGTTTCATGAGGACGAAGCAATTGTCGCAAACTTTCTTAGCTCCTTGGCGAGCGAGCCAAATGGTCATGGCGCGGCAGTGATACTGGATGCAATACAGCGCGACCTCGATGAGCTTGATTTTCAGGTCGAGGCATCATCATTCATGGAGTGGGACGCCGAAGTCGAGGAAGCAAACGTTGAGTCGATTGAGTATACAGGCGGTAACGAGCAGCGGATTGTGGCCTCCGATGGGCAGAGCGTGACGTTCCTCGTTACAGTCAATGCTACGCTCAGGTTCCAAGCTGGCTTCAACTTTTCCATTCATGACAGCATCGACGACGACTACGTCTCTCTCGGTGGCACCGCAGAAGGCATCACGATCGATCACCGCTATCAGGTGGCGGTGACGATCACTGGGAAGGGAAGTGAAGAAACCGAGGTCGATGATGCTGTCGTAAATTCAGCGACAAAGTTGCGCACGGTCGACTTCGGCCATGTAGAGCCGTTCTCGGAGCCGGAGCCCGACTGA
- a CDS encoding glutamate-5-semialdehyde dehydrogenase has protein sequence MTTSLLRDSETDTVQAVMLDIGRRARAAARRLALAPTTQKNAALTAVAAAIRARAGDILAANAKDVAAMQTEGALASFLDRLTLTPARIEGIAAAIDEIATLPDPVGTVISAWDRPNGLHLERVRTPLGVIGVIYESRPNVTADAGALCLKAGNVVILRGGSDSFHSSTAIHAALAEGLVAAGLPADAIQIVPTRDRAAVGAMLSGLDGAIDVIVPRGGKSLVARVQEEARVPVFAHLEAIVHLYVHSGADLAMAKTLLVNGKMRRTGVCGATETMLIDRAILDTHLVPILDALVAAGCAIRGDAEVCERFPAATPATEADWSTEYLDAIISVKVVSGLDEAIDHIETYGSHHTDGIITKDEAAAARFQAEVDSAIVVHNASTQFADGGEFGFGGEIGIATGRMHARGPVGLEQLTSFKYRVSGAGQTRP, from the coding sequence ATGACCACATCCCTCCTCCGCGACAGCGAGACCGATACGGTCCAAGCCGTGATGCTGGATATCGGCCGCCGCGCCCGCGCCGCCGCCCGCCGTCTGGCGCTGGCGCCGACGACGCAGAAGAACGCCGCGCTCACCGCCGTGGCCGCCGCCATCCGCGCCCGCGCCGGCGACATCCTCGCCGCCAATGCCAAGGACGTCGCGGCGATGCAGACGGAAGGGGCGCTCGCCTCCTTCCTCGACCGCCTCACCCTGACGCCGGCCCGGATCGAGGGCATCGCCGCGGCGATCGACGAGATCGCCACCCTGCCCGACCCCGTCGGCACGGTGATCTCCGCCTGGGACCGGCCGAACGGCCTGCATCTCGAGCGCGTCCGCACGCCGCTCGGCGTCATCGGCGTCATCTATGAGAGCCGTCCCAACGTGACGGCCGACGCCGGCGCGCTCTGCCTCAAGGCCGGCAATGTCGTGATCCTGCGCGGCGGCTCGGATTCGTTCCATTCGTCGACCGCCATCCATGCCGCGCTGGCCGAGGGCCTGGTCGCCGCCGGCCTCCCCGCCGACGCCATCCAGATCGTGCCGACCCGCGATCGCGCCGCCGTCGGCGCCATGCTGTCCGGCCTCGACGGCGCCATCGACGTGATCGTGCCGCGCGGTGGCAAGAGTTTGGTCGCCCGCGTCCAGGAAGAGGCGCGCGTGCCCGTCTTCGCCCATCTCGAGGCGATCGTGCATCTCTATGTCCATTCCGGCGCCGACCTCGCCATGGCGAAGACGCTGCTGGTCAACGGCAAGATGCGCCGCACCGGCGTCTGCGGCGCCACCGAGACGATGCTGATCGACCGCGCCATCCTCGACACCCATCTGGTGCCGATCCTCGACGCGCTCGTCGCGGCGGGCTGCGCCATCCGCGGCGATGCCGAGGTCTGCGAGCGCTTCCCGGCCGCCACGCCCGCGACCGAGGCAGACTGGTCGACCGAATATCTCGACGCGATCATCTCCGTGAAGGTCGTCTCCGGTCTCGACGAGGCGATCGACCATATCGAGACCTATGGCTCGCATCATACCGACGGCATCATCACCAAGGACGAGGCCGCCGCCGCGCGCTTCCAGGCCGAGGTCGATTCCGCCATCGTCGTGCACAATGCCTCGACCCAGTTCGCCGATGGCGGCGAGTTCGGCTTCGGCGGCGAGATCGGCATCGCGACGGGCCGCATGCATGCGCGTGGCCCCGTCGGCCTGGAGCAGCTGACCTCGTTCAAATACCGCGTCAGCGGCGCGGGGCAGACGCGGCCGTGA